A window from Falco naumanni isolate bFalNau1 chromosome 3, bFalNau1.pat, whole genome shotgun sequence encodes these proteins:
- the TCEA3 gene encoding transcription elongation factor A protein 3 isoform X1, with translation MGPAEELVRIAKKLDKMVARKSTEGALDLLKSLTGYTMTIQLLQTTRIGVAVNSVRKHCSDEEVVASAKILIKNWKRLLESSTAPKRDKDVDGKKEKDTDGEKEKKEKGMVFPSCPNEGAKHPKSLAEKHREKHKERKPSKSGSCATIPRSHPTDSNPERESSDSWSPTASSKKSPLDSKKERRDSADSRSSTTSAISSASSPQKRLPGERRVSVGTSPSPAPTGSRRNSSDSKEERANSSKAKPETPRTPTSPTFSPSPCLLAPCYLTGDSVRDKCIEMLTAALRMDDDYKEFGVNCEKMASEIEDHIFQELKSTDMKYRNRVRSRISNLKDPKNPSLRRNVLCGAIQPSLIARMTAEEMASDELKELRNAMTQEAIREHQMAKTGGTVTDLFQCGKCKKKNCTYNQVQTRSADEPMTTFVLCNECGNRWKFC, from the exons ATGGGGCCCGCTGAGGAGCTGGTCCGGATCGCCAAGAAACTGGATAAGATGGTGGCCAGGAAGAGCACG GAAGGGGCGCTGGATCTGCTCAAGTCCCTCACCGGCTACACCATGACCATCCAGCTGCTCCAG ACCACGCGGATCGGGGTGGCCGTCAACTCAGTGCGGAAACACTGCTCGGATGAAGAGGTGGTGGCTTCAGCCAAAATCCTCATCAAGAACTGGAAGCGGCTGCTGG AGTCCTCCACCGCCCCGAAGAGGGACAAAGATGTGGAtgggaagaaggagaaggacacagatggggagaaggagaagaaggagaaggggaTGGTTTTTCCCAGCTGCCCCAATGAAGGGGCGAAGCACCCCAAGAGCCTGGCTGAGAAGCACAGGGAGAAGCACAAGGAGAG GAAGCCCAGCAAGTCTGGCTCTTGTGCCACCATCCCCCGGAGCCACCCTACTGATTCCAACCCAGAAAG AGAGTCCAGTGACAGCTGGAGTCCCACTGCATCCTCGAAGAAGTCACCTCTGGACAGCAAGAAAGAGAG GAGAGACTCTGCTGACTCGAGGTCCTCCACCACCTCGGCCAtctcctccgcctcctccccGCAGAAGAGACTGCCAGGAGAGAG GAGAGTCTCTGTGGGCACCAGCCCCTCACCAGCTCCCACCGGCTCCCGGAGAAACTCCAGCGACAGCAAGGAGGAAAG AGCCAACAGCAGCAAGGCCAAACCAGAGACACCGCGgacccccaccagccccaccttctcgcccagcccctgcctcctgGCCCCCTGCTACCTCACAGGGGATTCAGTGCGGGACAAGTGCATCGAGATGCTGACGGCCGCTCTCCGCATGGATG ACGACTACAAGGAGTTTGGTGTCAACTGCGAGAAGATGGCATCGGAGATCGAAGACC ATATCTTCCAGGAGCTGAAGAGCACAGACATGAAGTATCGCAACCGGGTGCGGAGCAGGATTAGCAACCTGAAGGACCCCAAAAATCCCAGCCTGCGAAGGAACGTGCTGTGCGGGGCCATCCAGCCCAGCCTCATCGCCCGCATGACCGCCGAG GAGATGGCCAGCGATGAGCTGAAGGAGCTGAGGAACGCCATGACCCAGGAGGCCATCCGTGAGCACCAGATGGCCAAGACGGGCGGCACCGTCACCGACCTCTTCCAGTGTGGCAAGTGCAAGAAGAAGAACTGCACCTACAACCAG GTGCAGACACGCAGCGCTGATGAGCCCATGACAACATTCGTGCTGTGCAACGAATGCGGGAACCGCTGGAAG ttctgctga
- the TCEA3 gene encoding transcription elongation factor A protein 3 isoform X2, translating to MGPAEELVRIAKKLDKMVARKSTEGALDLLKSLTGYTMTIQLLQTTRIGVAVNSVRKHCSDEEVVASAKILIKNWKRLLESSTAPKRDKDVDGKKEKDTDGEKEKKEKGMVFPSCPNEGAKHPKSLAEKHREKHKERKPSKSGSCATIPRSHPTDSNPERESSDSWSPTASSKKSPLDSKKERRDSADSRSSTTSAISSASSPQKRLPGERRVSVGTSPSPAPTGSRRNSSDSKEERANSSKAKPETPRTPTSPTFSPSPCLLAPCYLTGDSVRDKCIEMLTAALRMDDDYKEFGVNCEKMASEIEDHIFQELKSTDMKYRNRVRSRISNLKDPKNPSLRRNVLCGAIQPSLIARMTAEEMASDELKELRNAMTQEAIREHQMAKTGGTVTDLFQCGKCKKKNCTYNQVQTRSADEPMTTFVLCNECGNRWKFC from the exons ATGGGGCCCGCTGAGGAGCTGGTCCGGATCGCCAAGAAACTGGATAAGATGGTGGCCAGGAAGAGCACG GAAGGGGCGCTGGATCTGCTCAAGTCCCTCACCGGCTACACCATGACCATCCAGCTGCTCCAG ACCACGCGGATCGGGGTGGCCGTCAACTCAGTGCGGAAACACTGCTCGGATGAAGAGGTGGTGGCTTCAGCCAAAATCCTCATCAAGAACTGGAAGCGGCTGCTGG AGTCCTCCACCGCCCCGAAGAGGGACAAAGATGTGGAtgggaagaaggagaaggacacagatggggagaaggagaagaaggagaaggggaTGGTTTTTCCCAGCTGCCCCAATGAAGGGGCGAAGCACCCCAAGAGCCTGGCTGAGAAGCACAGGGAGAAGCACAAGGAGAG GAAGCCCAGCAAGTCTGGCTCTTGTGCCACCATCCCCCGGAGCCACCCTACTGATTCCAACCCAGAAAG AGAGTCCAGTGACAGCTGGAGTCCCACTGCATCCTCGAAGAAGTCACCTCTGGACAGCAAGAAAGAGAG GAGAGACTCTGCTGACTCGAGGTCCTCCACCACCTCGGCCAtctcctccgcctcctccccGCAGAAGAGACTGCCAGGAGAGAG GAGAGTCTCTGTGGGCACCAGCCCCTCACCAGCTCCCACCGGCTCCCGGAGAAACTCCAGCGACAGCAAGGAGGAAAG AGCCAACAGCAGCAAGGCCAAACCAGAGACACCGCGgacccccaccagccccaccttctcgcccagcccctgcctcctgGCCCCCTGCTACCTCACAGGGGATTCAGTGCGGGACAAGTGCATCGAGATGCTGACGGCCGCTCTCCGCATGGATG ACGACTACAAGGAGTTTGGTGTCAACTGCGAGAAGATGGCATCGGAGATCGAAGACCATATC TTCCAGGAGCTGAAGAGCACAGACATGAAGTATCGCAACCGGGTGCGGAGCAGGATTAGCAACCTGAAGGACCCCAAAAATCCCAGCCTGCGAAGGAACGTGCTGTGCGGGGCCATCCAGCCCAGCCTCATCGCCCGCATGACCGCCGAG GAGATGGCCAGCGATGAGCTGAAGGAGCTGAGGAACGCCATGACCCAGGAGGCCATCCGTGAGCACCAGATGGCCAAGACGGGCGGCACCGTCACCGACCTCTTCCAGTGTGGCAAGTGCAAGAAGAAGAACTGCACCTACAACCAG GTGCAGACACGCAGCGCTGATGAGCCCATGACAACATTCGTGCTGTGCAACGAATGCGGGAACCGCTGGAAG ttctgctga